CTGCTTTATGGCAAACTTCCGAATAATCAGGAATTAAATGATTTTAAGGCAAAACTTATTTCTTACAGGGAACTGCCATACGAAGTGTTTGACGCTTTAAGGTTAACCACAAGTATCAATACTCACCCTATGATAAGCCTGTATATGGCAGTCGGAATGCTTGGCGCTATTGACGAAAAGACGGAAGATATTTCTGTAGCCAATCAGGAAGAAATTGCCATAAAGCTTATAGCGCAGGTATCATCGCTTGTGGCCGTAATAGCGCGTATAAGGGCCGGAAAAAAACCGGTAAAGCAGGACCCCGGTTTAAGCCACGCTGCCAATTTTTTATACATGATGACCGGAAAAAAACCGGACGCGGTAACGGAAAAAATAATGGATATAGCCCTTATACTGCACGCCGATCATGGAATGAACGCTTCCACTTTTACGGGAATGGTTGCCAATTCCACGCTGACCGACATGTACAGTTCTATTGTGGCGGCAATTACAAGTTTAAAAGGTTCGCTTCACGGCGGCGCCAATGAAAAGGTATTGTATGACCTTGAAGAAATAGGCGGGCCGGAAAATGCCGAAGAATGGTTTAAAAAGGTAAGGGAGTCAAAAAGAAAAGTTATGGGTTTTGGGCACAGGGTTTATAAGGCGTATGACCCGCGCGCAAGGGTGTTCGGGCCGCTGGTGCGTTTTATGGTGGACAAAAGGCCGGAAATTAAACCCCTTGTTGATACAGCCACTATGCTTGACAGTATAATAGTAAGGGAACTTGGAAAAGAAAAAAAGATATTCCCAAACGTGGATTTTTACTCTGGGCTTATATATAAGGCGATGGGAATTGAAACCGCGATGTTTACGCCTATCTTTGCCGCTTCAAGAATTTCCGGATGGACGGCAAGGATACTGGAATACCTGCCTAAGAACAGGCTTTTCAGGCCGCGCGCCGTGTATACCGGCGACATTAAACTTGAATATACCCCTTTGGATAAAAGGGTTTGATTGGCTGACAATAAGTAAATTCTTTTAATATCCAAAACCCGGCACTGATATAAAGTGCCGGGTTTTTTATTTTTACGGGGTTTAAACGGTAATTACTGTTATAATTAGTATGGAGGTGGGTTGTATGGCACAAAACGCGGATTTGGAAAAGTGGCTAAAGAGCATAAACACGGGTTATTTAATTGCCGCATGCATGGCCTTTTGTGTGCTTTTAGGATGGCTTGGGGTTTTTATTGAATATGAATTCACCTTTTCCATATTATATATAATTCCTGTAATGGCTGCGGCGTGGTTTGGAAAGAAAAGCTACGGAATTATCATATCTGTTTTTGCCGCAATTGTATGGTTTGTGGGGGATTTGTTCTCCGGAAGAAGCTATTCACAGCCGTTTATACCTTATATTAACACCGCGGCAAGGATAATTCTTTTTATGGCTTTTTCTGTCCTTGTTAATACCGTAAGAAACTTTCTGGTTATGGAAATAAGGCTTGCGAATGAGGATTTTCTGACAAAGATTTCCAACAGCAGGGGGTTTTTTAAATATGTGGAGATGGAATTGAAGCGCTTAAAAAGGTATAAAGAACCGTTTACCGTAGTATATTTTGATGTGGATAATTTTAAATCGGTTAATGACATGTATGGCCATAAGGCAGGCGATATGCTGCTTGTGGATATTGCCCATATAATAAGAAAACATATAAGGCCCACTGATATGGTGGCAAGGCTTGGGGGGGATGAGTTTGGTATTCTTCTTATAGAAGCGGGGCCTTCAAAGGCGAAAAAAATAACAGGGAAAATATACAGAATGCTTAATGATGTAATGAGAAAAAAACACAGTTTTATTACTTTCAGTTTTGGCGTTGTTACTTTCCTGAAACCTACGCGGTCAGTTGATGACGTAATAAAAAAATCCGACGACCTTATGTATGCCGCAAAGCATGGGGGCAAGGCTAGGATAAATTATTCGATTTATGGGTGATTGAAACTTATTTTTTAATTTAAGGGACGCGCTCCTGTGCTTGCCGTAATAACAAATCCAAGTATGTAATAACTGCGGCGTCAGTAAATATTACCCTTGAAAAACTTTTAAAGCCGTTATACTATAATAACCCAAATGAAGAAAAATACATAAACTTCTGCAGGAGAAGCTATGGTATTAAAAAATGGATTTGATAATGAAAAATATTTAAACGAACAGACCTCTTTCATACTTGAGCGGGTTAATAAATCACAGAAGCTTTACCTTGAATTCGGCGGAAAACTTATGTTTGATTACCACGCCGCGCGCGTGCTTCCGGGGTATGACCCTAATGTCAAACTTAGGCTGCTGCAAAAAATGAAGGATAAAGCGGGCATCCTTATAGCCATCTATGCCGGGGCTATTGAAGTAAAAAAGATGAGGGCTGATTTTGGCATAACCTATGATATGGATGTTTTAAAACTTATTGATGATTTAAGGGAACGCCAGCTTGATGTGCTGGGTGTTGTAATAACAAGGTTTGAAGGCCAGGTATCTGCCCGGCAGTTTAAAAACAAGCTGGAGCGGATGGGGGTAAAGGTTTACGCCCATAAATTCACAAAAGGTTATCCGACCGATGTCGACCTTATTGTTAGCGATGAGGGCTACGGCGCAAATGATTACATAGAAACAGACAAGAAGCTGATAGTTGTAACCGGACCGGGACCCAACAGCGGAAAACTTGCAACATGCCTGTCGCAGTTATACCATGACCACAAGCGCGGAATAAAATCCGCTTATTCAAAGTTTGAGACTTTCCCGATATGGAACCTGCCTTTAAAGCACCCGGTGAATGTGGCGTACGAAGCCGCGACAATTGACATAAAAGATTTTAACCTTATTGACCCTTTTCACCTTGAAGCGTATAAAGAAACGGCGGTTAATTACAACCGCGACGTGGAATGTTTTCCTGTCATAAGAAGAATTCTGAAAAAAATAATGGATGAAAAAGATGTTTATAAGTCGCCCACGGACATGGGTGTGAACAGGGCGGGTTTTGGCATTGTTAATGATGCGGTAACGCAGGAAGCCGCAAAGCAGGAAGTGATAAGGCGTTATTTCAGGTGTAAGTGCGAATACATGATGGGGCTGACAGATAAAGACGCGGTGGAGCGCGCGGAACTTCTGATGGAAGAACTTGACGTTAAACCCGAAGACAGAAGCGTTGTTATACCGGCAAGGCAGGCATCACAGGAAGGCGAAAAGAAAAATAAGGGCAATGAAGGAATCTACTGCGGAGCGGCAATAGAGTTAAAAGACGGAACGATTATAGCGGGCAAAAATTCCCCGACAATGCATGCCGCTTCAAGCGTGATTTTAAATGCCATAAAACAAATGGCGGAAATCCCGGATAAAATACACGTGCTGGCGCCTTTTATCACGGAATCCATAAGCGCTTTCAAAAAAGATATCTTAAAGAAAAAAACAGTAAGCCTTGATCTGGACGAAACCCTTATAGCGTTAAGCATAAGCGCCGCCACTAACCCTACGGCCAAAGCCGCAATGGAAAAGCTGACGGAATTAAGGGGGTGCGAAGTCCACATATCGCATCTGCCGACACCCGGCGATGAAGCAGGCTTGAAAAGGCTTGGAGTTAACCTTACAAGCGACCCGCAGTTTTCCACAAAAAGCCTGTTTGTAGGTTAGTTAAAACAACACTCCCTGCTTTTTAAGCAGCTGTTTTAACCTCTGCGCGTTTTTCACCGCGGAGCCCGCGTGGCAGTTGTTAAAAAAGATATATGTTTTGACGGCGTTTGACGCCATCTTTTTTATTTCCGGAATGAAATCCGACAGTTCATCATCCGAATACAGGTAATTATATCTTTCCTCCATCGGCGCGTTAAACCATTTTTCGCTTCTGCCGTGCAGGCGGAAATAAGCAGTGCCGGAAGTTATCTCGTTAATAAATGGCATAAGGCGGGGCTGTTTGGGTTCGTCCACCGCGCAGTAGCCAAGGTCATTGCCCCTTAGAAAATCAAAGGTATCATCTTTGGCCCAGGACTTGTTTCTGAATTCTATGACAAGCGGAATTTCTTTAAAAGCTTTCCTGCAGCTGCTTATGTATTCATAGGAGTCTTTGCACGGATTAAAAAATACAGGAAACTGAAGCAGTACGCAGCCAAGTTTTTCCGCTTCCCGAAGCGGAGAAAGGGAAGATATAAATTTTTCAATATCATGAAAGGCTTTCTGTATGGACGGCTTTTTGGCGCCCAGCCGTGTATCAAAAGGGTCGTGGGTAAAGCCTTTATATCCTTTGACTACAAATTCAAAGTTGTCCGGTGTTTTCTGTTCAATTGAGGCAATGGTTTTTTCAGTCATTATGGTGTAGTAAGATGCGTTAATCTCCAGCGTGTCAAATTCAAGGTCGCGGCTGTAGTATAAAAGCTCTTCTTTTTGGGAAAGACCCTGTGGGTATACCACGCCTTTTCTCCAGTCCGGAAAAGAAAAACCGGATGTCCCTATCTTTATATTACCTGATGCCATAGTACCCCCCGATTTTAAATAATTCTGACGCTTGGACGCTTGGATGGTTGGATGCTTGGTAAAATCAGCCAAACTGACAAGCCTGCTTTAAGGACTGTACTTGCCAAGCCTCCAAGCCTCTAAGCATCCATCTATTTCTTCCATATCCTTGTACTTATTATCCCGCACCTTTCAAGTATACCGAACTTTTCCGCGGTAATCAATAAAGCGGGCTTTACCGTGAAATCGCCGTGTTTTGTGTTTATTTCATCAACTGCGCGGGTTAACTGCCTTTTTTTCTCGTCGTTTTCAAATAAAAATGACTGGCCGGCTGCTGCTGATAAATTTCCGACGCTTATTCCAAGCAGGCGCACCTCTTTTTTTAAAGGTAAAAGGGATTCAAAAATTTCCTTTGCGCATTTAAAAATTTCTTCGCCGGAATCAAAGTAATGTTTAAATGTCTTTCTTTGTGAAAAACCGGTAAAGTCCGAGAACCTTACATAAAGGGCGGCGGTCCGCGCGGTAAGTTTGTATCCGCGCAGGCGGAAACCTGTTTTTTCGCACAGCATTAAAAGGTATGAATATATCACATTAATATCCGCGGTGTCTGCCGCAAGGGTGTGGCTGTGTCCGACTGATTTCACCGGTTTTTCATCGCCGTATTTTGCCACGGGTGTGTCGTCAAGGCCCATTCCTATGGCTTTGTATATCCTGCCAAGTATCCCGAATTGTGATTTTAAAAGCTGCACCGGAGCTTCGCCAAGTTCCGCGGCTGTTTTTATTCCAAGAAAATAAAGCTTTTCCGCCACGCGCGGGCCTATGCCCACGCCCTGCAGTTTTTCCACAGGCATGTTTTTAAATACCGCGGGAATGTCTTCTTTATTCATTATTGTCAGGCCGTCGGGTTTGTGCATCTTGCCGGCTATTTTTGAAACCACGCGGTTGGGGCCTATTCCTACGGAACACAATAAACCAAACTCTTTTTTTATTCTGTTTTTTATTTCGCGCGCTATGTTAACTGCTCCGCCAAAAAGGTGTTGCGTGGCCGTGACATCCATAAAACATTCATCTATTGAAAAGACTTCCACCATATCCGTGTAATCAAGAAGTATTTTGTGTATGCGAAGGGAGGTTTCAATATATTTATCAAGGTCGCCCTGCACGGGGATAAGGCCGGGGCATATCTGCCGTGCTTCAGGAAGGGTCATGCCGGTCTTTACGCCAAAGGCGCGTGCCTCGTATGAGGCGGTGACTATTACCGTGCGCCCTTCGCCGCAGACCGCGACAGGCTTTCCGCGCAAAGCCGGGTTGCACTGCTGTTCCACAGAGGCGAAATAGGCGTTCATATC
This sequence is a window from Candidatus Goldiibacteriota bacterium. Protein-coding genes within it:
- a CDS encoding citrate synthase/methylcitrate synthase yields the protein MSVAKIKETIREAAKLVATENQSEVGAVIASSVEWPVSASINKGLEGAIACESKVGYVDGVNGHLVYRGFDCFQLSDYSTFEETSYLLLYGKLPNNQELNDFKAKLISYRELPYEVFDALRLTTSINTHPMISLYMAVGMLGAIDEKTEDISVANQEEIAIKLIAQVSSLVAVIARIRAGKKPVKQDPGLSHAANFLYMMTGKKPDAVTEKIMDIALILHADHGMNASTFTGMVANSTLTDMYSSIVAAITSLKGSLHGGANEKVLYDLEEIGGPENAEEWFKKVRESKRKVMGFGHRVYKAYDPRARVFGPLVRFMVDKRPEIKPLVDTATMLDSIIVRELGKEKKIFPNVDFYSGLIYKAMGIETAMFTPIFAASRISGWTARILEYLPKNRLFRPRAVYTGDIKLEYTPLDKRV
- a CDS encoding diguanylate cyclase, whose protein sequence is MAQNADLEKWLKSINTGYLIAACMAFCVLLGWLGVFIEYEFTFSILYIIPVMAAAWFGKKSYGIIISVFAAIVWFVGDLFSGRSYSQPFIPYINTAARIILFMAFSVLVNTVRNFLVMEIRLANEDFLTKISNSRGFFKYVEMELKRLKRYKEPFTVVYFDVDNFKSVNDMYGHKAGDMLLVDIAHIIRKHIRPTDMVARLGGDEFGILLIEAGPSKAKKITGKIYRMLNDVMRKKHSFITFSFGVVTFLKPTRSVDDVIKKSDDLMYAAKHGGKARINYSIYG
- a CDS encoding DUF1846 domain-containing protein — translated: MVLKNGFDNEKYLNEQTSFILERVNKSQKLYLEFGGKLMFDYHAARVLPGYDPNVKLRLLQKMKDKAGILIAIYAGAIEVKKMRADFGITYDMDVLKLIDDLRERQLDVLGVVITRFEGQVSARQFKNKLERMGVKVYAHKFTKGYPTDVDLIVSDEGYGANDYIETDKKLIVVTGPGPNSGKLATCLSQLYHDHKRGIKSAYSKFETFPIWNLPLKHPVNVAYEAATIDIKDFNLIDPFHLEAYKETAVNYNRDVECFPVIRRILKKIMDEKDVYKSPTDMGVNRAGFGIVNDAVTQEAAKQEVIRRYFRCKCEYMMGLTDKDAVERAELLMEELDVKPEDRSVVIPARQASQEGEKKNKGNEGIYCGAAIELKDGTIIAGKNSPTMHAASSVILNAIKQMAEIPDKIHVLAPFITESISAFKKDILKKKTVSLDLDETLIALSISAATNPTAKAAMEKLTELRGCEVHISHLPTPGDEAGLKRLGVNLTSDPQFSTKSLFVG
- a CDS encoding DUF72 domain-containing protein gives rise to the protein MASGNIKIGTSGFSFPDWRKGVVYPQGLSQKEELLYYSRDLEFDTLEINASYYTIMTEKTIASIEQKTPDNFEFVVKGYKGFTHDPFDTRLGAKKPSIQKAFHDIEKFISSLSPLREAEKLGCVLLQFPVFFNPCKDSYEYISSCRKAFKEIPLVIEFRNKSWAKDDTFDFLRGNDLGYCAVDEPKQPRLMPFINEITSGTAYFRLHGRSEKWFNAPMEERYNYLYSDDELSDFIPEIKKMASNAVKTYIFFNNCHAGSAVKNAQRLKQLLKKQGVLF
- the dinB gene encoding DNA polymerase IV: METDEVRDFMNSSPPSARTILLVDMNAYFASVEQQCNPALRGKPVAVCGEGRTVIVTASYEARAFGVKTGMTLPEARQICPGLIPVQGDLDKYIETSLRIHKILLDYTDMVEVFSIDECFMDVTATQHLFGGAVNIAREIKNRIKKEFGLLCSVGIGPNRVVSKIAGKMHKPDGLTIMNKEDIPAVFKNMPVEKLQGVGIGPRVAEKLYFLGIKTAAELGEAPVQLLKSQFGILGRIYKAIGMGLDDTPVAKYGDEKPVKSVGHSHTLAADTADINVIYSYLLMLCEKTGFRLRGYKLTARTAALYVRFSDFTGFSQRKTFKHYFDSGEEIFKCAKEIFESLLPLKKEVRLLGISVGNLSAAAGQSFLFENDEKKRQLTRAVDEINTKHGDFTVKPALLITAEKFGILERCGIISTRIWKK